One Triticum dicoccoides isolate Atlit2015 ecotype Zavitan chromosome 5B, WEW_v2.0, whole genome shotgun sequence genomic window carries:
- the LOC119309255 gene encoding uncharacterized protein LOC119309255 yields the protein MHRFSKALSHPSTLGVAVPASPSCRRRRIPPPAPGSRRQPRLHWLWDPATIPRVAGLRDPADNPLAARHLDPAANPLAAGHLDLAANPCAAGLRNPATLGVAGRRCGQTPPPDANLPPTPSGLYAGAKVVLHTAGCAQHKLPRFAPLLSSDCAAPTTGRHPAPSVTCKPPTLSSGDVHAVVACRESCRNSLLLLHNGSVMGILTVCLCPRRMQRQPDLL from the exons ATGCATAGATTTTCaaag GCGCTGTCGCACCCGTCAACGCTGGGCGTTGCCGTCCCCGCCAGCCCCAGCTGCCGCCGCCGACGCATCCCGCCGCCGGCTCCGGGAAGCCGCCGCCAACCAAGGCTCCACTGGCTATGGGATCCCGCCACTATCCCACGCGTTGCCGGGCTCCGGGATCCAGCGGACAACCCGCTCGCCGCCAGGCACCTGGATCCAGCGGCCAACCCGCTTGCCGCCGGCCACCTGGATCTAGCGGCCAACCCGTGCGCCGCCGGCCTCCGGAATCCCGCCACCCTGGGCGTCGCCGGCCGCCGCTGCGGCCAAACTCCTCCACCAGACGCCAATCTCCCTCCAACACCGTCTGGTCTCTACGCCGGCGCCAAGGTTGTACTTCACACGGCCGGATGCGCTCAACACAAACTTCCGCGGTTTGCACCTCTTCTCTCCTCTGATTGCGCTGCCCCGACTACCGGCAGGCATCCGGCTCCGTCCGTCACCTGCAAACCACCCACTCTCTCTTCTGGCGATGTTCATGCCGTGGTAGCCTGTAG GGAAAGCTGCAGGAATTCGCTACTACTTTTACATAATGGATCTGTGATGGGCATCCTCACAGTGTGCCTCTGTCCCAGGAGGATGCAGCGACAGCCGGATTTGCTTTAA